The Kogia breviceps isolate mKogBre1 chromosome 19, mKogBre1 haplotype 1, whole genome shotgun sequence genome contains the following window.
GTGCggcagggaagagagagatgCTGACGTGGTCTCTGACCTTGGAACTTATCATTTGACCCTGGAGAGTAAACTAAGGCCAGGAAGACAACACAGTGCAGCAGCAAACCTGGGATGCTTGGCCCTCAGGATGCAGCTGGCATTTCCTCCGTGCCAGTGAAACCCACCTGCCCCAAGGTTGCCAAGAGCCAGAATCACCAGACCTGCTCAGCACAGAGTATAGAGTCCCACCAGCCCCTCCAGGCAGTGGGTTCCTTCCTCCACGCaggcctctttcctctctccttggccCAGCTCCATCCCAGGTATCATCATCACATACCTGAACTGGCCAGGAAATACTATTGGCCAATGCCACACCTCAACTTGCAGTGATTCCCAAATCTGACTGAACACGAGAATCCCCATAGAGATTCCCGGGCCCCGCTCTGACCCACTTCATCAGCCTCGCCCAGGACAAGCCCGACGGTGGGGAGGTTTTACAAGCTCCTAGGGGATTCTGGTGTCCAGCCAGGCAGGGGACCAAGAGGcaactgggggagggaggagaggggaaggagacTCCAGGGAGCCTGAGGGGAAAGGGGAGGCTGCTTCAAAGCCCCCAGCCACGGATGGCAGCCACAGTCACAGGCTTCAGGGCAGGATGAAGAAAGAGAGGAGCCAGATGAGCCAGGACAGAGCAGGCTGCAGTCGGGCCAGCAGGGGCCACATACTAGGTAAGTCATTCCTCcccgctgagcctcagtttccttctctggcaAATAGGAATGGCAGCACCACttcacaggcacagagaggtgaaacaAATAAAGCAGCTGTCACAGACTGGTGGCTATCACTGCATTTAGCGTCAGGTATTTATAAagcgcctactatgtgccacgcACTGTGTGGACACTCAGATGCAGAGAACGAGACAGAGAGGCCCTCGGGGCAGAATGTCTGGAGGAGGTAGAGACGTCCCCAACACTGAGTGTTCAGGCCATAATGGGAGGTAGGGGGCCTGCAGGGAGGGGACGGGCTCCCTGGGAGTGAACAAATGACCCCCAGGCAGGCTCCGGCCCCGTGCCTGGTCCCAGGATCTGGGTGAGTCTGTGAGTGCCTTACCCACCTTAGGCGGTCCTCCCCCACTGTGTTGGATCTCCCCCTTCCAAGGCAGGGCCTCTCACAATGGGCTGCACAACCAGGGGCCCTCAGGGGAGCCTGTGGCTGGGTTAAGCTGGGTGGCAGTCTGGACTCTGCCTGGGGACTGAACTGTCCTGGCTCTGGCCCCTCTGTTCCCCTCAGCCCCCCAAAGCCTGGGTGGCACAGGAGAACACACTGCATAAGGGCTGAGGGAGGAGTGTCAGGCCTGCCATTGTGCCCGGTTTACCACCCCTAGACTGGGGTCCCTTGGGGTCCCTCAGGGCCCCTCCGCACCAGGGCCTGGGTCTCTTGCTTCCCCCGGGCCCAGCGCAGACCCAGGCACAGAGCGACGCAGTGCCATGGACAGTGTCACTGCCGTGTCATTTCTCCGCAGAAAGCACCGTCAAGGTCACCCTTCCAGAGTGTGGGCGAGGTGGAGGAAGAGTCACAGGGGCTGACCACCCGTGGCCGGCCCGAGCCTGGGCATCAGGGGTGTGTGTCCCTCGTACGAGTGTGGGTGAGACGGCAGCCGGGGGAGGTGCAGACCGGCTCACTGAAACATCTTGTGCAGCAGGCGGGTGGGTGTGGATGAACTGTGAGTCCCTTGGAGAGTCCCACAGCTGGGCCCCCAGTCCAGCCGCAGGCACATGCCCCAGCAGCCCGGGTCAGCGTGGTGTGCCTGGACAAAGCCATACCATCCCCAAGGGGACCACAGGCCTCCACCCACAGGCACTCCTCCCTGCGGCCCCCACCTGCCCAGGCCCGGGCTGAGCAGTCCTGGAAAGGGCAGaactttccctctctgggtccCGCGCTCTGCCCTGTGGACCTCCAGCCCCGGCACCGCAGCCACTGCTCTCCTGGTGCAGTTCCCGGGACACCTGGCTGCTCCCCCATTGTGGCCTCCTGACCACCCACCCACTCGCTTTGTGGGCAGGGGCTTCCTCCCCCGCACAAGGGTGAAGTCCGGGGCTGCGTCTCCCAGCCCCACACTCGGACCCCTCCTCACTCACCCCATCAGTAAAAGTGGACCCCCAGGGTCTGCGGGGAGAGAGGGCCCTGCCTAAGAGCCTGGGTTTGGGCAGGGAGTGGGGCTCTGGCCTCTTTCAGCATAGCTGTCTCCCCTCCCATGCCCTACCCCACCCCTGACATGCCAGGCTCCAAACAGGGGGCTGAGTCACTGCCCCTAGGAGCCTCAGTGTCCCCCCTCCACACCATGGGGCACCTCTTCCCGGACCCTCCCCTCTTCCTGGAACTGTCGCTCAGGTAAACGAGATCACCCCCAGACGGACCATCCTCAGCCCAGGGCTGGTTCTCCCGGTTGTGGCTGGATGTACGGTGGGGGCCTGGTGGGTAcggtgcctccctccctcctgccctccctccctacccTGATTGCCGCCCCAGGCAGCTGAGAGCTGCCTGTCCCTGCAGGAGCGGAGCCCACGCTCCCAGCCTGCTTTGAGTCCGGCATTTGCCTCTGCAGACACAGGCCCTGGACTCCAGGCTGTTGTCCCTGCCGTGGAAAGGAACTCAATGTCTTCCCTGCCCCTGGGATCGCGGCCGGAAGCGCTGTTGGCTGCGGCTCATCTCACCCGTCCGTCCTTTACTGTGGCTTCTGAGATCCACAGAGGGCCTTTGACCTGCCCAAAGTCCTCACACCCCGCGGCCCACGTCATAGACAGCGCTCACGGCCCTGTGCCACCTGCTCCTCCCGGGCCTCCGCTGGTCCCAAGCCTCCACCACGCCAGGCCTCTGGGGGGCTCTGGCtgctcctgccccctccctgtcccGGCCGCGCCCTCAGTCTCCAGGCACCGGGCGAGAGCACGTGTTTGGAGGGGGCCTGTCAGTGAACAGGGGTGAGGGCAtacctcccccccccaccccgttaaCACCTTCCACCCACCCCCACTTCTTGAAGAAAACCAGGAAATCAGACCCGCCTGGCCCAGTGCTTTCCAGATTTACTCAAAGAAAGACTTCCGGGGCTCCTCTCCTGCTGGCTCAGCGCCTGGCCGTGGAGTGACAGGGGCGGGGCTGGAGGGTGTTGGAGCGGCTGAGGCAGGacggcccctcccccttccccaggagACAGTTTCCCACCTCTCCGACCTCCACGCTGCTGGAACCAAGAGGGGACAAACTGCCCAGGGAGGGCAGTGCAGCTCCCCGGGCACAGCCTCCCCTGAATGCCCCATCCTGAGCTCACCATTTGAAGACATATCCCTGGGAGAGgccccaccctctctcccacactTGCGGTCTCTGGAAGCACAGGTCTCAGCTCACGTTCCTGGGGTTGAGGCGATGGGAGCATCCGGACCCACAGACCCCTTCTAGGGGTTTCCTGAGACTCACACAGGAACCTGGGCCCTAATCACCCAGCCTGCCTCCCCACCTTCCGTCCTCCATCCCCGCCCCCTTCAGAAGGATCCTGATTCCTGGCCTggcctgcctccctgcccctccccaccttgtCCCCTCTTAGAGGAGGACACAGCCCACAGGGCTGTGAGGGGCAACCGATCGGATGCTTTACCCCTGAGCCTCTGGCTCCTGAGATCTTCCTGCCcgtttatggatgagaaaatgaggctcagtgAGGGTGAAGGCATGCCCAAGGTCATGGACCCAATTACAGGCCAAGAAGAGGACACCTAAGGCTGCCCCCTGACACGCTGACCTCAACCTGGGTCTGGCACTGCCTGGGCCACCCTCCCAGGAATCACCAGCCCTTGGGAGATAAAAAGCAACTCCCTCCCCTCGAGTTCTGCCCAAACCTAGTCTTCACCCTGTTCTAAGATGACCCCTGACCTCCAAGTCAACAACAGTGGGTGTCCACGGCCTCCTCCCCCTACCCCcattcaccccaccaccaccgGTTCACCCCTTCTGCGCCGGGGCCACGTGAGTGGCCACAACCAGGGAGCATTCCATGTCTCAGTTGACAAGCTTTATTGGTCAGGGAGGGGGGATGGGAAAAGGACTgaagccaggggctggggctacAGTGGCTGTGGAGCCAATGGGGGGCCCCGGAGGGCCTGGCGGGGGGAGCAGAGTCCTCAGTGGGTGGCCTGGCGGACCTCCTCGCGGGAGGAGATGACCCTGCCATCTTGGACTTCTTCCACAATGGTGCGCACCTGGCGGGTGGTCACAGCTGCAGGAGACAGACactcagggtgggtgggggccaaGAGGTCCtggctcagcccccagccccctgagTGGAGCCGGCTTTCTCCCCCATGGCCACTTGGTGTCCACGCCTCTGCTGGCCCCTCAACATCACATCCGCACAGGTGTCCCCCTGACCTTGCCactcgctccctcccaccctgttcCTTCCTGGTGCCCCTAGGTGAATCCTGTCTCCCAAATAGATGGTTTGATTCTGACCCACATGTCCTTCTGCAAGAGGAAGACTGCACAGACTGGATGCTACACGAAATGGGGTCTGTCTCCATTTCTCTGCATTCTCAAGGGCATAGATTATGCTCCCTTCAGGAGTGGATCTCCAAGACAAGACCCTGGTCCACACCCTTAGGCTAGATGCCCCAGGGCAGGGATTTTTTCTTCCCCATCAGACTGGGATCTGGAGGACAAGGATCAAGTCCCTTTCTGCCATCAGACAAGAGACTCCAGACACAAGACTGCTTTTGTTCATCTGTAGGGTCCCAAGAGCAAAGATCGTGAGACCATGTCCCTACCTCCCCATCAGATGAGACTCTCCAGAGCTGGGACCATGTCTCCCACCTCAGACTAGGATCTCCAAGGTAAGGGCCATTTCCCTGCCTCTCGCCCATTGGACCAGATAGTGTCCCACTCACTTGATTAGGACCCTGAGCCCTACCGggtcccttcccccacccctgctgaGCAGCAGCCATCATTTCCTGGAGCTCCCGGACACCCTCCCCCAGCAACGTACAGGTGGGTCGCCTGCCCCGTGCAGCCCCACCCTCAGCAACCAAGATGCTTACGATCTCTGATCTTGTGCTGAGGCagcctgcaagaaaaaaaaaagagagagagagagattagatgTGGGTCTCAGCCTCACCtctgccccaggcccccagccctggcccgggGGCCTCCCCGCTCACTGGATGTCCTCGCCCTCCAGCAGGCGGCGGTAGGTGGCGATCTCCTGCTCCAGCCGTGTCTTCACGTCCAGCAGCATCTGGTACTCGTGGCTCTGCTGTTCCATATCGCAGCGCAGCTGGGCCAACTGCTCCTCCACGCTGCAGATCAGCCCCTGGATCTGGGACAGCTGCAGGCAGTAGCGGTTCTCTGTCTCCGCCAGGCTACCCTCCAGAGATGCTTTctgcaggagagagggaggggcaggggtcaGAAGGGTTCTCAGTGCCTCCTCCAGAGACCTGGGCGCCTCCCCCACACCCCCGAGGCCTGGCAGCGCCCCTACCGTGCTGAGCTGGAACTGCAGCTCGATCTCCAGGTTCTGCAGGGTGCGCCGGAGCTCTGAGACCTCGCTCTTGCTGCTCTGCACCAGCTCGCTGTTGGTGGCCACCTCGCGGTTCAGTTCCTCTGTCTGCAGACAGGACACAGGACAGGGCAGCGTGAGCCCAGCTTCCCTTCTCCAAGGCAGGTGACCCCCATGGCCTCCATATGCTCAGCCCAGGGTCCACTCTGTGCCCAGACAGGCACCTGGGCTCTCCCCACTCTCCCCAATCCCCCCTCACCATGGCCACCTTCCTGACCTCCCCTGGGCCTCTCAGGCCTCCTCCCAAACCTCACTGTGGGAGCAGTGCCTTCTCACCACCTTCCCACTTCCCAGAACTCAGAAGCCTTTGAAAGGATGTTAAGTTTTATGTTTAATCTCTGCAAATGTAAAGCACAAGAATAGGAAACTTGAGAACCAGCCAGGACAGTAGTCAGGCCCCTGGTGCTAGTTCCTGACTTCTTGAGGGACAGATGCAAGCTCCTGGGGTCTTGACCCTCTGGTTTTATTCCTGAGGGGTCTCCCTACCCACCCACCGGATTCCAGCTTCAGCCAAGCTCCAGGCCTGCGGATGCAACAGGGGACCCTGACCCCCGGTGTCCGTGTGGCTCACCGGGGATAAGGTAGCCAAGATGCCAGGCGCTGGGCTTACTGTGGGGACTCAAGCCTTGCACCCCATCCGCTGGGGGAGGCCTCTGGCCTGTGGCAGCCCCCACCTTGCTGAAGAACCAGTCCTCGGCGTCTTTGCGGTTCTTCTCCGCCATCTTCTCGTACTGGGCGCGCATCTCGTTCAGGATGCGGCTCAGGTCCACACTGGGCGCGGCATCCATCTCCACGTTGACCTCACCGCCCACCTGGCCTCGCAGGACGTTCATCTCCTGTGGAGGAGGGGATGGTGGGTGTGGACATGCATCCTGATCTCTCACTCCCAACCCTTCCCAGGCAAGTTCTCCAGACCCCTCCCAAGGACACCTCCTTTGTTCTGCCTGCCCTCTACTCTCTGACCCTCCGAATGATTTTTATTCACCTGCTCTATGTGGGCTTTGCCTCCACCATCAGGCTAGGGGTTCCCTGAGGACAGACTCTGTGTTGCCTCCATTAGACTGAGGGCTCTCTGAAGATAGAATCTAATTCTTAGGCCTGAGCCCCCAAAACATCCTGTCTAGTTTCCAAACTTCTACCTAGGGGCCAGATTCGAGGGTTTGAGCTGGGACAAGGGGGCAACCTCCTCGATTATCTCTGTCCTGGTGAGGGAAGCCAGCAGGGGCAGAAGAGGCCTCTGTGGGCCCCTGGGAGGCTCCCCAGATGCAGGGAAGCAAGGTAGTACATGGAGGAGGCTGCCCTGCGTGGGCATCAGGGCTCTGCAGACAGAGCAGCACTGTAAGGCGACCAGCCTGGACACCTGTGCTCTTCCCGCAGTCTCAACCTGGCACGGCCCCACAGCCCTGCCACCCACTCAGCATCTTCTTTGACCTACTGCCCCGGCTGCCTCACCTCCTCGTGATTTTTCCGGAGGTAGGCCAGCTCCTCCTTGAGGTTCTCGATCTGCATCTCCAGGTCGGCTCTGGCCAGGGTCAGCTCGTCCAGCACCCTGCGCAGGCCACTGATGTCGGCCTCCACGCTCATCCGCAGGGCCTGCTCCGTCTCGAACCTGCGAAGGGAACCAGAGACTTCCGTCAGGATGCTCGGACTGGCAGGTGCAGGTTCTGGCCAGCACCCTGCCTCCGAACAATGAGGGGGTGGAGTAGAAGCCCATcgcagccctgggggcctgggaCCACGCAGGGcaagaccccacccccacctggctTCCTGGgtcctctcccctctgcctcctgccccctCGTCCCACTCTTCCATCACCTGACTAAGCCCAGCAACCTTCAGCATCTGCTGCGTTTGCTGCATCCTGGGCTAAGAGGTGCAGGACTCTTAGCAgggactcccccacccccagctcctggacCTTGCCACCAGCAACTGAGGAGTcctggggtagggaggggtgCCCCCAgttcctccccagcctccctggccAGGGCTCACTTGGTGCAGAAGTCATCAGCAGCCAGACGGGTGTTGTCGACCTGCATCAGGATGTTGGCGTTGTCCGTGGTGGCCATGAGGATCTGGGAAGATGGGAGAGTAATCAGGTCACTGCGTGGGAGGAGCTCAGCACAGACCAGGGTTCTGAGACGGGTCTCTCTGTCTGGGGGCCAGGATGTggctgcctcctccaggaaggctccCTTCCCACCCAGCCATTCACCTTTACTGCATTACAGTTGGTAAGAGAGGCGGGGCCCGCCCGAGTCTGATGGCTGAAAccttgcccccctcccccatgccagGCTCTGCCTTAAGCCAGAGTGGACAGCCATCTGGGAGTGCCAGGCTGGGAATGCAGGAgagcaagaaaagaatgggaggaTGCCCCGGGGCAGAAGCTGTTCCCCAATCCTGGAAAGAGGACGGATATGGGAAAGctcattttacagttggggaTATAGTGTCCCTGAGAGGTTCACCCAAAAAGGAAGACTAAAGGAACCCTCACCAAAGAGTAGTTCCAAATCAGAAGTCGTGACCCCTGCTAAGCCCTGACCCCGGGCTCCAGCAGgcagccccagccccgccccaggtTTGCTGAGCCCCAGTCTTGAGGGTGCAGCAGGAGAGATGGGGAAGCCAGAAAGATCTCCAAATAAGGCACACAAGTGGCCTCCTGAGGTCCCGTCccctctctctcacttcctcctcctAGCAGGTGCCAGCAGGAACTCACTCAGACCCCTGACCCCACCGTAGCCCTACCTCTTACTCCAAGGAAAGAGGTGCCCGAGTATCCGGTGACCCCAGGGGCCCAGCCCTCCACGTGCATCCATTCATCTTATCCCACAATCACACAAGGTGGCAAAAAGCTCCatgatgggaaactgaggctcaaaggagCTCCACAAGGCCTGCTTGTCCCTAGCCCAGGCTGCTGCCCCCAACAAAGAGACCATAGGCCACAAGGTGGCCCCAAGATGGGCTCCCAG
Protein-coding sequences here:
- the KRT17 gene encoding keratin, type I cytoskeletal 17; its protein translation is MTTTSRQFSSSNSIKGSSGLGGGLSLTSCQLSGSLGKALGGGSYSSCYSFGSGGGYGSGSYGSGGYGSGGYGSGSFGTGCGGSGFGSGDGLLGGSEKATMQNLNDRLASYLDKVRALEEANADLEVKIHSWYQKQRPEPTSDYSCYFKTIEDLKNQILMATTDNANILMQVDNTRLAADDFCTKFETEQALRMSVEADISGLRRVLDELTLARADLEMQIENLKEELAYLRKNHEEEMNVLRGQVGGEVNVEMDAAPSVDLSRILNEMRAQYEKMAEKNRKDAEDWFFSKTEELNREVATNSELVQSSKSEVSELRRTLQNLEIELQFQLSTKASLEGSLAETENRYCLQLSQIQGLICSVEEQLAQLRCDMEQQSHEYQMLLDVKTRLEQEIATYRRLLEGEDIQLPQHKIRDPVTTRQVRTIVEEVQDGRVISSREEVRQATH